Within Lentimicrobium sp. L6, the genomic segment ATATCGGCAATTCGATCTCTTAATCTGACCTCCCCAGTAATTCTTCCATATTTTGTTGCGGAAATACTTTGATGCCAACTGTCCATTTCTTTTTCGAGTTCGGTTAATTCCTCTTTCAGTTTGCCTTGACTTTCACTTTGGTTTATTGCAGCTTGGTCTCTAATCTCTAAAATATGATGGTCCATAAAGGCTAAGTCTTCTAATAGGTCATAAGCTTCTATTAGTGTTTTATACCTTAAGTCTCTGTCTGCTGGGCTGTGATTAGAATTGGGATCGTATTTAATCTCAAATTGATGTTCGTAGATTTTATCTTTTTTATAAAGCTTTACATGGTATGTGCCCGGAGGATAGCTAGGTCCTACGAATGCTGCATTAAGCATCTGTGATGACTTGGGTACCTTGGGGGCTTTCATGCGCATATTCCACGGGACTCTATTGATTCCTTTTCCTTTACCTGCAGCCAATTCGCTTAGTAGTTCTCCATTCTCATCGAATATTTCCATATACATATCGCCAAACATATGCCGTTTCTTGAGGTAATAGGTTATCATAGGACTGCTCGAAGGATTAGAAGCCGAATAATCATTGTCTCCTTGTTGATCTATAGACCAACCCAGATAAGATATTAATGTAGGACGTGAATCTAGAAAAACAAGATCTTCGTTTAGTTTTTCTTTTTTCATACTTTGAAGAGGAGTGAGGTCGTCAATAATAAATATACCTCTACCATGAGTAGCGATAACTAAATCATTTTCTCTTTTTTGAAAAACCATGTCACGGACGGAAGCTTTAGGAATTCCACCATTAAACGGAACCCATTGCTTTCCTGCATCAATACTGATATACATTCCAAATTCAGTTCCAAGAAATAGTAAGTTTGGATTGCTAAAATCTTCCTTTATAATATGACAATAAATAGGGAGGTCATTAGTGATTAGACTAGTCCATGATTTCCCATAATCCGTGGTTTTAAACACATAAGCTTTTGAGTCACCACTTTTATGACCATCAAAAGTAGCATAGGCAGTACCAGGAAAATGAGAGGAGGCTTCCACATGAGAAACCCAAGTATGTTTTGGAAGTTCAGCAATATTATTACTTAAGTTTTCCCAGGTTTTTCCAGCATCACGAGTCAATTGGAGTTGGCCATCATCGCTGCCTACCCAAATTTCGTTTTTATCTAAAGGAGATTCTGTAATACAGAAAAGGGTACAATGGTTTTCTGCAGATGAATTGTCCACAGTGAGTCCTCCGGTTTCTTCTTGTTGTAATTTCTTCGGGTCATTAGTGCTCAAATCAGGACTAATGCTCGTCCAGCTCTCTCCTTGATCTGTGCTCAAATGCAAATACTGTGAACCCACATACATTCTTTTTCCATCTGGACTAAAACTCATCGGAGCATTCCAATTGAACCTTAATTCTTCTTGGCCCTCCTCAGCTTGCGGCTTAATGGTTTTCTGTTCTCCAGAATTCAAATATTTCTTAGAATAATTTCCACCTTGATATTGCCAATATACCAAATTAGGATCCACTTGATCTCTAAATACATTAAAGCCATCTCCATAGCCTAAAAATTGCCAATCTTTATTAGAAATCCCACCAGGACTTTTAGAGGGCGCATACCAAGAGCCATTGTCTTGTAAACCTCCATATACATGATAGGGGATGTCATTATCAACCGATACATGATAGAATTGTGATAAGGGTAAGTTACGAACCATCCGCCAAGTATTTCCTTTATCTACAGAGATATACATTCCTCCATCGCTACCTAAATATAGTATTCTATTGTCTTGCGGGCTGATCCATAAGGCATGTATATCACTATGTACATTTCCTCCACCAACAAATGGACTTTCAAAATTCTCACCTGCATTATCACTAACCACCATACTAAAACCGGGTTTATAAATTCTAGCGCTGTCTACAGGATCTGCCTTCATATATTGAAAGTAGAAAGGTCGTTCTCCCATTTGTGAATTAGAATTGACCATTTTCCAAGATTTACCAGAATCATCAGAACGATATAAAGCCGATTTCTTGGATTCTACTAGACCGTATATTCTCTGAGGATAAGCAGGGGAGACTTCAAGTGCAATTCTTCCTAGTTTACCTTCAGGAAGTCCTTTCGAGATTTTTTTCCATGATTCACCACCGTCGAAACTTTCAAATACTCCACTACTTTCTCCTCCTGAATGGAAGAAATAGGCTGTTCGTCTGAAATTCCACATACCTGCTATGAGGTGCTTGGAATCCAAAGGATCAATAATTAAACTACTACAACCAGTATTCTCGTCAACGAAAAGAACCTGATTCCAAGTTTTACCACCATCATTGGTTTTATAGACTCCTCTAGCGCTATCGGCTCTCCAAAGAGGACCCAAAGCTGCAGCATAAACAATATTACCATCTTCAGGATCAATCTGGATTTGACCTATTCGCTCTGTATCTTTTAATCCTAGGTTTTTCCATTTTTCACCACCATCGGTTGATTTATAAATTCCATCTCCAACAGAAGTACTATTTCTTACCCATACTTCGCCAGTTCCTACCCAAATGGTTTCTGGATTTTTTTGGTCTATAGTAATACAACCAATACTTTGGATGTGTTTGTCGAAAATAGATTTAAATGAAGTTCCTCCATTAGTACTTTTCCACACTCCTCCAGAGGCTGCTCCAACATATATTATATTGTGATTGGACTCTAAAGCATCGATAGCCGAAATCCTCCCACTCATGACAGCTGGACCGATTTCGCGTGCTTTATATTCTCCAAATGTATATTTACTTAATTTGATTTCTTTTTTTTGAGAGAAAGCAGAAAAACTCATGGATATGGCAAGAAAGAGGTAGAAAAATCTT encodes:
- a CDS encoding glycosyl hydrolase is translated as MKRFFYLFLAISMSFSAFSQKKEIKLSKYTFGEYKAREIGPAVMSGRISAIDALESNHNIIYVGAASGGVWKSTNGGTSFKSIFDKHIQSIGCITIDQKNPETIWVGTGEVWVRNSTSVGDGIYKSTDGGEKWKNLGLKDTERIGQIQIDPEDGNIVYAAALGPLWRADSARGVYKTNDGGKTWNQVLFVDENTGCSSLIIDPLDSKHLIAGMWNFRRTAYFFHSGGESSGVFESFDGGESWKKISKGLPEGKLGRIALEVSPAYPQRIYGLVESKKSALYRSDDSGKSWKMVNSNSQMGERPFYFQYMKADPVDSARIYKPGFSMVVSDNAGENFESPFVGGGNVHSDIHALWISPQDNRILYLGSDGGMYISVDKGNTWRMVRNLPLSQFYHVSVDNDIPYHVYGGLQDNGSWYAPSKSPGGISNKDWQFLGYGDGFNVFRDQVDPNLVYWQYQGGNYSKKYLNSGEQKTIKPQAEEGQEELRFNWNAPMSFSPDGKRMYVGSQYLHLSTDQGESWTSISPDLSTNDPKKLQQEETGGLTVDNSSAENHCTLFCITESPLDKNEIWVGSDDGQLQLTRDAGKTWENLSNNIAELPKHTWVSHVEASSHFPGTAYATFDGHKSGDSKAYVFKTTDYGKSWTSLITNDLPIYCHIIKEDFSNPNLLFLGTEFGMYISIDAGKQWVPFNGGIPKASVRDMVFQKRENDLVIATHGRGIFIIDDLTPLQSMKKEKLNEDLVFLDSRPTLISYLGWSIDQQGDNDYSASNPSSSPMITYYLKKRHMFGDMYMEIFDENGELLSELAAGKGKGINRVPWNMRMKAPKVPKSSQMLNAAFVGPSYPPGTYHVKLYKKDKIYEHQFEIKYDPNSNHSPADRDLRYKTLIEAYDLLEDLAFMDHHILEIRDQAAINQSESQGKLKEELTELEKEMDSWHQSISATKYGRITGEVRLRDRIADIYSGVMSFQGKPSATQISRLADLKMDIQIMQEELEDYENNELNKLNKKLKKKNLSIITLSSRTDFDNKK